In a genomic window of Nothobranchius furzeri strain GRZ-AD chromosome 14, NfurGRZ-RIMD1, whole genome shotgun sequence:
- the LOC139062666 gene encoding uncharacterized protein isoform X1, which yields MGRPKGAKPPHSAAEKQRLYRARRDADPERRERYLEREKRKYREDLESGKKKTIDQLSEREKRRRRKKWRETYHTIKDRKKVQQYLVTPPDTPQLSPEQAIDPQPRTSRQCDQGRRRRRKTLKNLEKQIHQLQGLLRKQTQKTEKYKKKVQRMTKKVLKKKTKETESPRTKVKRQMTQLPPAAIQKTLLFHEALVDGIRNKYRKAQGEKERQIIAKVLTGKVLKKYRLQRLAQNSLGFSKKRWRNDENVNYSYQRKRNSRVPDSLTSRVRAFYTRDDVSRITTGKRQTITWKKTKKQKRFLLDTMKNLHMKFLAEEQSSISYSLFCLLRPFWVIHPTLSDRDTCMCKMHENLGFIVQKLHHLKVISTINLEDLVKTIACDTENMKCMYGECSECKNLCCPFSSKYNPESQETYLQWAIVDKEHNNDPSGKTSKITIKQESQATQEELLDQLNLLLHRFKRHSYNIKNQFTHYRALRQGLKSHECLIHVDFSENYVCKYSTEIQAVHFGASHQQATLHTGVLYVNTSSCPMSFCTVSPSRLKGPPAIWQHLSPVLDYVHMAHPEVSTIHFYSDGPCTQYRQRGNFFMFCTELFKQGFTAGTWNFFEASHGKGAPDGVGGALKRRADSLVSKGTDIPHAAKFFDVLQKTETTIKLFFVNEEAVEKAVQEMPNDVPSIPSTMRIHQVVTLAQGELTYRDISCLCTTRQNLTCKCFNAKSFTLDHQQAALRATEIMWQSSDIVGKWCVVKYDDDIYPGVITDTSETHVEVRCMHKIGVNRFFWPARKDLLWYLFEDILCIIPPLRQVTSRYMAIEKGVWDQLDSVP from the exons ATGGGAAGACCAAAA GGAGCAAAGCCACCACATAGTGCAGCAGAAAAGCAGCGGCTCTATCGGGCTCGACGTGATGCCGACCCAGAGCGGAGGGAAAGATATCTTGAGAGGGAAAAAAGAAAATACAGGGAGGACTTAGAATCAGGCAAGAAGAAAACAATTGACCAACTAAGTGAGAGGGAAAAGCGCAGACGACGCAAAAAGTGGAGGGAGACATACCATACAATCAAAGACAGAAAAAAAGTTCAGCAGTACCTTGTGACCCCTCCAGACACACCCCAACTCTCACCAGAGCAAGCTATAGATCCACAACCAAGAACTTCCAG GCAATGTGATCAGGGGCGGAGAAGACGACGAAAAACACTAAAGAACCTTGAAAAACAAATTCATCAACTACAAGGCCTATTGAGGAAACAAACCcagaaaacagaaaaatacaaGAAAAAAGTCCAGCGCATGACAAAGAAAGTCCTAAAAAAGAAGACAAAAGAAACTGAGTCTCCACGCACAAAAGTTAAAAGACAGATGACACAGCTTCCACCAGCAGCCATTCAAAAAACTCTTCTGTTTCATGAGGCTCTGGTGGACGGCATCCGAAACAAATACAGAAAAGCACAGGGGGAAAAAGAAAGGCAAATAATTGCAAAAGTACTAACAGGAAAagtccttaaaaagtacagattgCAACGCTTGGCTCAAAACTCATTAGGATTTTCAAAGAAAAGATGGAGGAATGATGAGAATGTCAACTACAGCTACCAACGGAAGCGGAACAGCAGGGTTCCAGATAGTTTGACAAGTAGAGTGAGAGCTTTCTACACAAGGGATGATGTTAGTCGTATCACAACAGGGAAGAGACAGACCATCACTTGGAAGAAAACTAAAAAGCAGAAACGGTTCCTTTTGGATACCATGAAAAATTTGCACATGAAGTTTTTAGCTGAAGAGCAAAGCTCCATCTCTTACTCACTCTTCTGTTTGCTTCGTCCTTTCTGGGTTATTCATCCAACTCTGAGTGATCGGGACACATGCATGTGCAAGATGCATGAGAATCTGGGTTTTATTGTACAGAAGCTGCACCACTTGAAAGTGATCAGCACTATCAACCTGGAAGATCTTGTGAAAACCATCGCATGTGACACAGAAAACATGAAGTGCATGTATGGAGAATGCTCTGAGTGCAAGAATCTATGCTGCCCATTCTCTTCCAAGTACAATCCAGAGAGTCAAGAGACATATCTCCAATGGGCAATAGTGGATAAAGAGCATAACAATGACCCCAGTGGCAAAACATCTAAAATCACAATCAAACAAGAATCCCAGGCAACACAAGAAGaacttctggaccagctgaacctgctgctgcatAGGTTTAAGAGACATTCTTATAACATCAAGAATCAGTTTACCCACTACAGGGCACTGAGACAGGGCTTGAAGtcacatgaatgtttaattcacGTTGACTTCTCTGAAAATTACGTCTGCAAGTACAGCACAGAAATACAGGCTGTCCACTTTGGAGCATCACACCAGCAGGCAACACTGCACACAGGTGTGCTTTATGTGAACACATCCTCCTGCCCTATGTCCTTCTGCACAGTGTCCCCCTCAAGACTGAAGGGTCCACCAGCAATCTGGCAGCATTTGTCACCAGTCCTTGATTATGTGCATATGGCACATCCAGAGGTCTCCACAATCCATTTTTACAGTGATGGCCCATGCACTCAGTATAGACAGCGAgggaattttttcatgttttgtacTGAGCTGTTCAAACAAGGATTCACTGCTGGAACATGGAACTTCTTTGAGGCGAGCCATGGGAAGGGGGCACCAGATGGTGTAGGAGGAGCTCTGAAGAGGAGAGCCGACAGTCTGGTCAGCAAAGGGACAGACATTCCTCATGCTGCCAAATTCTTTGATGTGTTGCAAAAGACAGAAACAACAATTAAGTTGTTTTTTGTCAATGAGGAAGCAGTGGAGAAAGCTGTTCAGGAGATGCCAAATGATGTGCCATCAATTCCCTCCACAATGAGGATACATCAGGTGGTAACCCTTGCCCAAGGAGAACTGACATACAGAGATATCAGCTGCTTGTGCACAACAAGACAAAATCTAACTTGTAAGTGCTTTAATGCAAAGTCTTTCACGTTGGATCATCAACAGGCAGCACTCAGAGCCACAGAAATTATGTGGCAAAGTTCAGACATTGTTGGCAAATGGTGTGTGGTTAAGTATGATGATGACATATACCCAGGTGTCATCACAGATACATCTGAAACACATGTTGAGGTCCGTTGCATGCACAAAATTGGGGTCAACAGGTTTTTCTGGCCAGCGCGCAAAGACCTGCTGTGGTACCTCTTTGAGGACATTTTGTGCATCATCCCACCCCTGAGGCAGGTCACATCTCGCTATATGGCAATTGAAAAGGGGGTCTGGGACCAACTTGACAGTGTGCCTTAG
- the LOC139062666 gene encoding uncharacterized protein isoform X2 — translation MTKKVLKKKTKETESPRTKVKRQMTQLPPAAIQKTLLFHEALVDGIRNKYRKAQGEKERQIIAKVLTGKVLKKYRLQRLAQNSLGFSKKRWRNDENVNYSYQRKRNSRVPDSLTSRVRAFYTRDDVSRITTGKRQTITWKKTKKQKRFLLDTMKNLHMKFLAEEQSSISYSLFCLLRPFWVIHPTLSDRDTCMCKMHENLGFIVQKLHHLKVISTINLEDLVKTIACDTENMKCMYGECSECKNLCCPFSSKYNPESQETYLQWAIVDKEHNNDPSGKTSKITIKQESQATQEELLDQLNLLLHRFKRHSYNIKNQFTHYRALRQGLKSHECLIHVDFSENYVCKYSTEIQAVHFGASHQQATLHTGVLYVNTSSCPMSFCTVSPSRLKGPPAIWQHLSPVLDYVHMAHPEVSTIHFYSDGPCTQYRQRGNFFMFCTELFKQGFTAGTWNFFEASHGKGAPDGVGGALKRRADSLVSKGTDIPHAAKFFDVLQKTETTIKLFFVNEEAVEKAVQEMPNDVPSIPSTMRIHQVVTLAQGELTYRDISCLCTTRQNLTCKCFNAKSFTLDHQQAALRATEIMWQSSDIVGKWCVVKYDDDIYPGVITDTSETHVEVRCMHKIGVNRFFWPARKDLLWYLFEDILCIIPPLRQVTSRYMAIEKGVWDQLDSVP, via the coding sequence ATGACAAAGAAAGTCCTAAAAAAGAAGACAAAAGAAACTGAGTCTCCACGCACAAAAGTTAAAAGACAGATGACACAGCTTCCACCAGCAGCCATTCAAAAAACTCTTCTGTTTCATGAGGCTCTGGTGGACGGCATCCGAAACAAATACAGAAAAGCACAGGGGGAAAAAGAAAGGCAAATAATTGCAAAAGTACTAACAGGAAAagtccttaaaaagtacagattgCAACGCTTGGCTCAAAACTCATTAGGATTTTCAAAGAAAAGATGGAGGAATGATGAGAATGTCAACTACAGCTACCAACGGAAGCGGAACAGCAGGGTTCCAGATAGTTTGACAAGTAGAGTGAGAGCTTTCTACACAAGGGATGATGTTAGTCGTATCACAACAGGGAAGAGACAGACCATCACTTGGAAGAAAACTAAAAAGCAGAAACGGTTCCTTTTGGATACCATGAAAAATTTGCACATGAAGTTTTTAGCTGAAGAGCAAAGCTCCATCTCTTACTCACTCTTCTGTTTGCTTCGTCCTTTCTGGGTTATTCATCCAACTCTGAGTGATCGGGACACATGCATGTGCAAGATGCATGAGAATCTGGGTTTTATTGTACAGAAGCTGCACCACTTGAAAGTGATCAGCACTATCAACCTGGAAGATCTTGTGAAAACCATCGCATGTGACACAGAAAACATGAAGTGCATGTATGGAGAATGCTCTGAGTGCAAGAATCTATGCTGCCCATTCTCTTCCAAGTACAATCCAGAGAGTCAAGAGACATATCTCCAATGGGCAATAGTGGATAAAGAGCATAACAATGACCCCAGTGGCAAAACATCTAAAATCACAATCAAACAAGAATCCCAGGCAACACAAGAAGaacttctggaccagctgaacctgctgctgcatAGGTTTAAGAGACATTCTTATAACATCAAGAATCAGTTTACCCACTACAGGGCACTGAGACAGGGCTTGAAGtcacatgaatgtttaattcacGTTGACTTCTCTGAAAATTACGTCTGCAAGTACAGCACAGAAATACAGGCTGTCCACTTTGGAGCATCACACCAGCAGGCAACACTGCACACAGGTGTGCTTTATGTGAACACATCCTCCTGCCCTATGTCCTTCTGCACAGTGTCCCCCTCAAGACTGAAGGGTCCACCAGCAATCTGGCAGCATTTGTCACCAGTCCTTGATTATGTGCATATGGCACATCCAGAGGTCTCCACAATCCATTTTTACAGTGATGGCCCATGCACTCAGTATAGACAGCGAgggaattttttcatgttttgtacTGAGCTGTTCAAACAAGGATTCACTGCTGGAACATGGAACTTCTTTGAGGCGAGCCATGGGAAGGGGGCACCAGATGGTGTAGGAGGAGCTCTGAAGAGGAGAGCCGACAGTCTGGTCAGCAAAGGGACAGACATTCCTCATGCTGCCAAATTCTTTGATGTGTTGCAAAAGACAGAAACAACAATTAAGTTGTTTTTTGTCAATGAGGAAGCAGTGGAGAAAGCTGTTCAGGAGATGCCAAATGATGTGCCATCAATTCCCTCCACAATGAGGATACATCAGGTGGTAACCCTTGCCCAAGGAGAACTGACATACAGAGATATCAGCTGCTTGTGCACAACAAGACAAAATCTAACTTGTAAGTGCTTTAATGCAAAGTCTTTCACGTTGGATCATCAACAGGCAGCACTCAGAGCCACAGAAATTATGTGGCAAAGTTCAGACATTGTTGGCAAATGGTGTGTGGTTAAGTATGATGATGACATATACCCAGGTGTCATCACAGATACATCTGAAACACATGTTGAGGTCCGTTGCATGCACAAAATTGGGGTCAACAGGTTTTTCTGGCCAGCGCGCAAAGACCTGCTGTGGTACCTCTTTGAGGACATTTTGTGCATCATCCCACCCCTGAGGCAGGTCACATCTCGCTATATGGCAATTGAAAAGGGGGTCTGGGACCAACTTGACAGTGTGCCTTAG